CACTACGTAGGTTGTTGATTTTATGTGCACAGATATTTTATCTGGGGAGGacagttgatttatttatttatttattatgtgtgtttatttaattgcACAgcacctttgtgttcatttaaaccgtGCCGTATAAATAAAACGGATTGTATTGGATTGCTGATGGATTAACTGTACTCCTTcttctgcagaagaagaggTGAGTCAATTGACAGCAGACGAGGACAGCGACCATGACTACGAAACCCTGGATGATTCTTTTGTAACGGTGGTGAAGAAAGCAAACGAGAGCGTTTGTTTTTACTAAACAAATATTATTAGGAATAACTAATGAGAATGtcttattgccttttttaagtTCTCTTATCTTGAATAGATCCAttaaaattatacattttattgtgaaaataagGTTAAGTATTTCAGTTAAATTCAGTTTAATCCCCTAACAGTATCTTGTATCTGTGAGGATCATTTACACTGCAGAGCTTTTGGTGACGAATTAGTCGCCCTGCTGGAAGCGCTTATTAGAAAATGTCCGTGCACAGGTGGTTTAAGAAATACTACCATTTGGggtattcagttttttttttttgctgaaatgtAAGAAGGTACATTTGTTCAAACTGTGTCAACAAATCATACTTGTTTTTAATCCGTATTAGCAGCAATGCATATTTATAAGCTTCATAgaggttttacattttattgtacAGGCATTTGATGTGGAAGCACACCTCCACTATCAACATATACATAGAAAGTGTAGAAAGAGAAAAGTCTGGGAGGCACAAACTCAAATGTTCCTGCCcatgaaatgttaaaatgataGAAGCGCTCGTTCTCCCAGCAAACTAACGAtctgagaggagaaaagaggctCCGAACGTGGTATCAAACCCTTTAACTTCTTGCTTTGGTTCACTCACTGCCAAAGTAATATCAAATAATACATTAATGTGGTGTACCGATTGATTTGTTCCAAGGTTAGAAGcatttttttaatgagtttcgtttttgtatttaaagacatttaCCATCACTAATAAATTGGCTTCAGAACCAACGGAGCCCTTTGTGGTTTATTTAAACCCCGTTGACAGATGTGTTGGTCTATAATTGTGCACGATGCCCAAACTATTTGCTGCAGGTGGACTTAATTTAAAGCAAATGTCTGAACTGTGAAGATACCGGATGCAAAATTCAGTCCGTTTCACACGTTAcacataaaacaatatttttgtaCACATATAAATATGTTTGCACAAGTTGATTTGGGAAACAGTTAACATCAAGTTAACGTTGAATACGAGCAaattttaaatcatttctgACTCCACTGTAACagtctatattattattattattattattatgtcttaaaaataaaatgatgaaacaAGCGTTCCTGTACTttgaatcattttaattttgGCCAGAGAAACCTTACAGAGACAAACATATATTGAGTTATGGACATTTAAAATTACAAAATGCTTTACAAtagaggtggaaaaaaaaacaaccgcaTGAGCTCAACAACGGCGTCTTCAACAGGAGCATCGACCTTCAACAGTTtctcacgctgtgtgtgtgtgtgtgtgtgtgtggtgtgtgtgtgtgtgatctattCGTCGTTGTCTGTGGATTTGTAGTGCTCGTCGTCGATGGTGGAGAAGATGTGACCTTCGTTGCTCAGGAATTCCACAGCTTGCCTGTTGAAGCACGGAAGGGCGAGATGAATAATATTTTCCAGCTTGTTTCATGCAAACAGAGGAGACGGGACGACGGCGTTAATTCAGCGCTCCCCTCACACCGCAGTGCGAATGGCGCTTACTTTATGATCCCCATACTCATGACACTGAGTCTCTGCTTCAGCTCCTGAATGCTGATGCCTTTTGGTTCCGGGCAGCCTCGGATCAAGCTCAGCACCTGGAGATGAACAAAGACAAACCAAAGTACACATTCTTTTATGCAATATATTATTTTCGTGCGGCTGAGGAGTGTGACCTTACAAATGACAGTATGAACAAATGAAATAACGCTGTGCTTAGCGGTGTTAGAAAACCCTACATGCTTTAAATCATTCTTCTTCACGGCATTTcaaagggtttttttcttctttttatacgCCTGAAAAATAGAGTGTCTCATGTgtttcaataaaaaacattagcattaacattaacattagtgATAATTTAACTTATTATATTTTTTAGGCTCACCTGATTCTGGTTGGCGCTTAACCCGTTGTTAACGATGTCAGCAGCACCTTCGTAGCTTCCCCCTCTGCTGCCCGTCAGTCGGGAAATAGGAGCGCCGTCgctgctctttcctcctccatcactcaCCTGAAAGAGAAACCAAACTCAGTTGCGGGTAGCTACTTCTTGTTAACGGcacgaaaaaaaacagaagaagaagaagaaaaagaaaaaaaagcccccagAAGTTGAGGGAAGATAAATGTACAGAATGTACTCGAGAACAACGGTGGACTGAGAGCTCACCGCACAAAAAACCACAACTCAGAACGTAGAGGTTCGTGCTTCAGGTTCCTCACCATGGAGTGAGGTTTGCTGAGCGCCAGGTGCGCTTGGACGACCTCCAGCATATGCGAGGTCAATTCATTCATGTCCTCCAGGGGCCTGACGCCAAAGGCCACGACGGACCGGTGGTTCTGAGGAAGACCAAAAGGTTCTCATCGAGCCTTTTTAGGAAACTTCCCCAATTCAGAGAACCGACTCGCGAATTCAAGTAACTTGCTTCACACGTTCATAAAGCTGCGGTTCCTCTATGTTTCTGGGTGCCGTGGGACCGATTTTGAAACGAGTAAACTTACCTGGAAGGAGCGCAGGTTGCCGGAGACTTTGACGTATGTCCCCGGAGGCAGGACGGTGCTGTCCACACCGGCGTCCTAAACCAAAACAACAGCGTCGCTAATGGGACTGATCGGAGTAGTTCACCAAACGACAATGTTCTATTTTTAATGGTTTCACTTCATTTTGCAATAATATATCTGTGATGTGAGGTTTTTAATTCCTGCTGACACAGTTTCAGGTTATCAATAAAGTTGAGAATTGAAGGAAATTAATCATCACTAGTGCTCAAACAATCAAATGATCTCGTATGCCAAAGATGaaccatttcttttctttttttaaggtaTGCAGATTGTTCTTTTGGAACCCACAAGGATTTTATCAGGCCAAATGTCAAGTGTTTACATTCAAGACTTTATGACGAGGTCTCTGACCTCAGTGTCCACCCACTGCTTCACGTCCATGGGCGCACAGGTCATGTCGTCCACCTTGTACTGGATGTTGGTCATGGATTTGTCTGTGCTCCTGATGATACCCACGAAGGTGACCTTAACCACAGGACATCGGCGAGTTAGTCAGTTAGTGACTTGGCAAAAACACAACTAGTTCTCtataaaatgtgagaaaaagagaaagatgagCAGAGAATGTAGTCCAAACCCCACTATGAGAGCAGCATAAAAACACCAATTCAGACACTGTAGCATGTAAATATCTGGCTTTATAGcttgggagatttttttttagatgttatTTCAACAAATATTTTTAGAATTTTTTCTACACCAAAAAGCACAACACAATCTATGAAGGAAGAGTAACACAAAGTCAGCTCACCTGGGAAACTTCCACCTCTCCTACTTTGAAGGCCTCGTCCGCCTGGGAGGCAGACATCAGCTGGGACACTGTGCACGGGATGATCTGAGAGGCACGGGTTCTCTGCAAAAACCAGCAGTACCCCAtcagtacacacgcacacacacacacacgtcaaacaCATGTCAACACATGGTGACGTAGGCGAGCGGGGCGGAGCTTGTGAACCTCATCTAATCAGAATATCAATGTGCAATGTAAGGGTGAGATGCTGTGACTGACTTAATAAAGCAGCACAGTTGTGTTTCTCTTAGTGTTATGCGTTACTCCTTTGTGTGTAGATGTTTGACTGCGGTCACGAacccctttcttctctcctccctgggAGGCGGCAGGTGAGCCGAAGCCCCCCGGTGACTGAGTGTAGCCCCCGACCGTACTCGACTCACTGTATCCccctgaggaaaaaaaacacacgaggCTGAAGTTACAGACTGCAGAGGAACACCGAGAAATTATTGCCCCCCCCCGAGAGAGACACCGGGCATCACAGAAGCAGTAAGCTAGCGGTAAATAACGTGAGTTGTGTTCAAGCTAACTTTGGCCGCTACCGATCAACGAGGCGAGCGGGTCATTTAATGAGCAGAGCCGCGAGGTCGTGGACTCACCCTGGTTCCACATGCTGTCTTCGCAATTGAGATAATAAAGTCAGATATGAAATACTGCGGTTCAGAAGCAGTTCGGCAGACTCTCTTGTAGCCCGGCGCGCGAAACTCAATGAAACTCAACAGAACTCAACGTAATGCGCATGCGCGCAGCAAAAGTCCCGCGAACCGGCGGCCCGCTGGGAAATGTCTTTAAGCCCCGGTCTGTGTTGGTGAGGCGGTTATTCTtctatctgtgtgtttgtgcgcgcgcTTATTCTGTCTTTGTGGCATAACGATGGTGCTAACCATACGTCTAGCCTAGGATTACAAGTTGACAGTTGATATATAGCTTTTTGGCGATTAAAAATGAGCACCACAGCAGTGCCTGAAAGGTAATACTCGGGGCATAGACCTATAGGCTGTGCTGCCTTCAGGTTCAATTGGTCATATTGTTTTTAATACTGGGACGTTTCTGTGTAAACCATACCGCGTTAGTTTGATGATATCCATTTCCAAGTTAGGGCTCTTATAAAAtaaggaaatgcattttttactCAAGGATTTAACAAATCCAAAATACTAATCGCAAAATATCTTAACTCAGCTCAGTAACTCACACTCAGTCATGTTCATATGGTCAAAAATCAAGTGTGAGGTATTTATTTCCTGTgacaatttcaaattaaaactttCAACCCACGACACCCACTTTTGACttgttctgctttttaaatatggaatattatatttactGTAATTGAAACATTAACACACGCATTGAAGAAAATAGATGCACTATTTGTGTCATAAACCCATTTAGATACAGTACTAATGTACAAGTCAAATAGGTCAACTGCAAAAATAAGCCTACTAATTTTAGCTTCGGCCCACACAAAAAAGTGTGTATGTGCAAAGTGGGAATACGAGTTGCAAACAGAACATTGAGGGACATTCCATTTGTACATTTGCATCTTAACTTCTCGGTTTGACAGGtcaatcattttaaattaaaacacaaGATGGAACAAACATAGTGTCCATATATATTTTGTTGAGGAATCAGCTGCGTCACAGCTCTTATCTTCATTTGCCGCTCTATGGACTCATCTCTATAACTTGGACTTGGACATTCGGTTCCCTCGACGAGTTCAACATGTCCACAGTAAGGCTGCTCCTCTCCTGCCTGCTCTTTAAACAGGTTGTTACGCTGTCGGGTAAGTTGTTCAAATGCTTCTTAAAAAGCTCGGCGCGGGGCCGACTTCGTGCGCGTAATTACGCATGGTTTTTAATCCAGGGAACTTCTGGCACATCACGGATCTGCACTGGGACCCGACGTACAAAGTGACCGATAATCCTCAGCGCGTGTGCGCATCGAGCGGCAACCGCCCCGCGGCCAACGCGGGGTCATTCGGAGACTACGCGTGCGATTCTCCGTGGCTCCTTATCAACTCCTCCGTGTATGCCATGAAGGACATTCTACCTGATCCGGACTTCATCGTGTGGACAGGGCACGTAGAGTTCTATCTTCAGAGAGAAATGCTTATGCGGGAAGGATTGATCTTCTGAAAGAATATTTTCTTATGTCTATTGCAAATCCATTCAGCTTCTACGTTATTTAACCCTCTTTCCCCGCTGAGCATTTAATCCTCATACTGTCTATTTGATATCGTTTTGCTGCTCAGAGACGACACGCCACATGTACCCAACGAGGATCTGGGAGAAGAAGCAGTGCTCCTCATTATAAGCAACCTTACCAATATTATAAATCAGTTGTTTCCAAGTAAGTGTTAGGTCAAGATACATCACATGTGGTCTTATTTAAGTGGCAAAATATCTGAAATCAAACGAACATTTGACAGTGAGGCTACGCGATGAACTCAAACCATCACCTCCTTAGACACTAAGGTTTACCCTGCGCTGGGAAACCACGATTACCACCCCAAGAGCCAGCTTCCTGCAGGCCCCAACAACATCTACAACCGGATAGCTGACATGTGGCAGGGCTGGTTGGATCCAAAGTCCagagaaacatttaaaacaggTAGTCTCCTGTGATACTTTGAGATGAAAAGTTTTGATATCAACACTGTTGCTTTCCTAGGAATCAATAAATGATCTTATAGCCACATGTAGTTAAAGCATACGCCCCATTGTTTTATGCATTTCCCACTATATGTATTTTCTCCCAGGTGGATATTTCTCAGAAAAGCTGCTGAATCGGACAGGTTTCCGGATGCTGGTCCTCAACACCAACCTCTACTATAACCAGAATAAGGTGACCTCGCCCCTGGACGACCCAGCAGGCCAGTTCGCCTGGGCAGACCAGGTTCTCAAAGAGGCCGCCGTCAACAAAGAAAAGGCAAAGCATCGCGTCTATAAAGAGCAAATGGCAAATTTATCTCGTGCCTTGCAAAAAAAATGACCTGAATTGTAATTCTTGTTAACCCTACACTGGCTTCTCTTCCAGGTGTACATCATTGGCCATGTTCCCCCAGGTGTCTTTGAGAAGAAGAGAAATACGCCGTGGTTCACGCCCAAATTCAACGAGCTGTACTTGGACTTGATTCAGAGGCATCATTCAGTCATATTTGGACAGTTCTTTGGCCATCATCATACAGACACCTTCCGGATGTTCTACGACTCAAAGGGTAAGTTCCACCCGTTGGAATAATAATGCTGCTCTCCCCTGTCAGGGAGacgtaacctttgacctttaggCCCATAATACCGTGTTAACCAGAAGTGATTCCCGTCGGAACAGGCTCTCCCATCAGTGCGATGTTCCTCAGCCCAGGCGTCACACCGTGGAAAACAACGCTTCCCGGAGTCAAGGATGGCGCGAACAACCCCGGGATTCGTGTTTTCGAATACGACACCCAAACTCTGCTGGTCAAAGTAAGTCAAGGCCGGTCTAAGGAACTTTGACCTTTTACCAGGTTTTCTTAGGAGCAATACACAACCTCAAGAACAAAGAAATATGCAATTTCCGTTTTGTGCCTCGCCAACCACACGTTTGCACGCACTCAGGATGTGGTGACACACTATCTGAATCTGACTCGTGCCAACACAGCCGGCGGACGCTGGGAGAAGGAGTATCGCCTCACAGAGAGCTTCAGACTGCCGGACGCCTCCCCGGCCTCCATGCATCAGGTCCTAGAGCGCATGGCCACCGACCGCTGCTACCTGCAGAAGTACTACGAGTTCAACTCGGTCAGCTACGACCTGAGCGAGTGCGACGGCGACTGCCGCGCTGACCACGTGTGTGCAGCCAGAGAGGTGGACTTGGAGAGGTACGAACGATGCCTGGAGAAGAAAGGGGCCGCTGCCCTTTACGGTGGGCTGCTGCCGGTCATTTCCGTGGCTGCAAGTCTGGTGCTGGCCCATCGGTGAGGATGATCCATCTATCAAAGAGAATGCTTGAAATAGAAGCTTCAAAGATGTAGATTATTGGTGTCATGTAACGATTGAAAAGTCTTTGGTTTATTGGCTGTTTAATACTGTACATTATGGTCAATAGAAAACACTTTATTGTTATAGTATTCATGTTGCTCAAGAGGCTAAAGTACATAATCATTCTAGAGTGTTTTTTAACAAATCGAAACTTTAGTCAAATGTTTCTTTCCGCCAAAGCTAACTTGTCAAACTCTGCTTTATCTATTCGCCGAAACCCAAAATGGCTTAAAAATCAGTTCTTTATTGGCTGAATTGTACTTTAGCAGCAATAAACAAtgagtatatatacacatatcaGTGTGAttgcaaaagaaaatgtgtcaatTAATATCGATTTACTCACGTCTATAACTCAGTAACAAACCAACCGGGTAATAAAGATATTAGATGCATTGTATGAGTTACAGCTTCCTCTTGTCCCATAACACCATATAACattgaaattactttttaattatGTCAAGAAAGCGAAGGGGAACTCAAATTGTCATAAAAGGGACAGCTGCTGGACTTTGAGCCTGTTGGAAACGAATATTTTATTGAGTGTTGGACAACAATGTCAGTCGCTGGGGTCATGCCAACGCAACGGCGAGCTGGCGAGTCCGTTCACAGGATCAGGACCTGTTTAGCGGAGGTGAAAGGCTGCGTAGCCCTGTCCAGAGCTCTGCTGTAGTCCTGGAGGCCCACCTCCGTGCAGGCAGGAGGCGTCAGCTTTCCCTGCTGAATGAGCCGGCACAGTTCATCCAGCATGGCTCTGAATGCCTTTCCATctaaggagagggggggggggggtcatttcgCGTTACGTTCTCTTCAAGACACGCATTGCTCAAGTAGGAAACTTGGCGGTGACTCACCTCTCGAGTGATCTCTCTTCCACTGGGTGACCCAAAACCCCCGAACCTTCACATCCTTGAAAATAAGTGCACTCTGGAGAGAAGCGGTTCAGTGAGCATGCggagagagaagtgtgtgtcCTGACGTGTGGTGTTAGCGGCAGGTCTCATCTTACCACGGGGACGGTAACTGGCTGTTTGGCCATCCCCCCATACGTCACCATAGATCCTCCATATCTGGAATACATGCCAGTTTTAGCGTTTTCTCATCCGCTTTTCTCGTCAGATATTACACATCACAGATGCTTCATCGTCCTCACTGTAGATGACGGAGCAGCTCCGTTGCACTCTTGCCTCCGACTCCATTCAGCGCCAGTTTAGGCTTTGGACAGTTctttttttgaagaaaaaaaaagaaccacatCTTAAAATGAGGactgttt
This genomic stretch from Gasterosteus aculeatus chromosome 20, fGasAcu3.hap1.1, whole genome shotgun sequence harbors:
- the rpa2 gene encoding replication protein A 32 kDa subunit isoform X1 gives rise to the protein MWNQGGYSESSTVGGYTQSPGGFGSPAASQGGEKKGRTRASQIIPCTVSQLMSASQADEAFKVGEVEVSQVTFVGIIRSTDKSMTNIQYKVDDMTCAPMDVKQWVDTEDAGVDSTVLPPGTYVKVSGNLRSFQNHRSVVAFGVRPLEDMNELTSHMLEVVQAHLALSKPHSMVSDGGGKSSDGAPISRLTGSRGGSYEGAADIVNNGLSANQNQVLSLIRGCPEPKGISIQELKQRLSVMSMGIIKQAVEFLSNEGHIFSTIDDEHYKSTDNDE
- the smpdl3b gene encoding acid sphingomyelinase-like phosphodiesterase 3b: MSTVRLLLSCLLFKQVVTLSGNFWHITDLHWDPTYKVTDNPQRVCASSGNRPAANAGSFGDYACDSPWLLINSSVYAMKDILPDPDFIVWTGDDTPHVPNEDLGEEAVLLIISNLTNIINQLFPNTKVYPALGNHDYHPKSQLPAGPNNIYNRIADMWQGWLDPKSRETFKTGGYFSEKLLNRTGFRMLVLNTNLYYNQNKVTSPLDDPAGQFAWADQVLKEAAVNKEKVYIIGHVPPGVFEKKRNTPWFTPKFNELYLDLIQRHHSVIFGQFFGHHHTDTFRMFYDSKGSPISAMFLSPGVTPWKTTLPGVKDGANNPGIRVFEYDTQTLLVKDVVTHYLNLTRANTAGGRWEKEYRLTESFRLPDASPASMHQVLERMATDRCYLQKYYEFNSVSYDLSECDGDCRADHVCAAREVDLERYERCLEKKGAAALYGGLLPVISVAASLVLAHR
- the rpa2 gene encoding replication protein A 32 kDa subunit isoform X2, with the translated sequence MWNQGGYSESSTVGGYTQSPGGFGSPAASQGGEKKGRTRASQIIPCTVSQLMSASQADEAFKVGEVEVSQVTFVGIIRSTDKSMTNIQYKVDDMTCAPMDVKQWVDTEDAGVDSTVLPPGTYVKVSGNLRSFQVSDGGGKSSDGAPISRLTGSRGGSYEGAADIVNNGLSANQNQVLSLIRGCPEPKGISIQELKQRLSVMSMGIIKQAVEFLSNEGHIFSTIDDEHYKSTDNDE